A region from the Candidatus Electrothrix scaldis genome encodes:
- the ppx gene encoding exopolyphosphatase, with product MSESSPPPQYLAAVDLGSNSFHMVVARIEDGHIHILDKLKEMVRLGAGLDEQNRLSKEARERALACLQRFGERVRNFPPGTVAAVGTKTLRQARRSRRFIEKASEALGHPIFVIGGKEEARLVYLGVSHSLVAEDGKRFVMDIGGGSTELILGENFEPQYLRSLSMGCVSMSLKYFRNGDLNKAAWAKAKTAAHLELRPVRKYFQRADFSSATGASGTIKTVGSIVQALELSPYHITLDSLYAIRERMIAAGHLDKLDLPGLKAERKPVIAGGLAVLIATFEALRIEKMQVSDGALREGLLYERLGRIRCEDSRLKTVETVQQRFQISTKHAKRVNRTAHRLFSACEQTWGLQSDDAELLYWAGSLHEIGLAVSLSGYQKHGAYLLDHADLPGFSYSEQDWMSTLVRCHRKKISKRLLRKIPRAKRKTILRLAVLLRLAALLHRSRKDETAILEEVVAQEDGLSLCFAEGELDRHPLQLASLQHEAFYLQNVDFTLRFSS from the coding sequence GTGAGTGAGTCAAGTCCGCCCCCCCAATACCTGGCCGCCGTTGATCTTGGCTCCAACAGCTTTCACATGGTGGTGGCCCGGATCGAAGACGGCCATATCCATATCCTGGATAAATTAAAGGAGATGGTGCGCCTTGGTGCTGGCCTTGATGAGCAGAACCGGCTTTCCAAAGAGGCGCGGGAACGGGCACTTGCCTGTCTTCAGCGCTTTGGCGAGCGGGTGCGCAATTTTCCGCCCGGAACCGTGGCCGCTGTGGGGACCAAGACCCTGCGTCAGGCCAGGAGATCCCGTCGTTTTATTGAAAAGGCCAGCGAGGCTCTGGGACACCCCATTTTCGTTATCGGTGGTAAGGAGGAGGCTCGTTTGGTCTATCTCGGGGTTTCCCACTCTCTCGTTGCTGAGGACGGAAAACGCTTTGTTATGGATATCGGTGGCGGCAGTACCGAGCTGATTCTCGGCGAGAACTTTGAGCCTCAGTACCTGCGTAGTTTGAGTATGGGCTGTGTCAGCATGAGCCTGAAATATTTTCGCAACGGGGACCTGAACAAGGCAGCATGGGCAAAGGCCAAAACAGCTGCCCATCTGGAACTCCGCCCGGTCAGGAAGTATTTTCAGAGAGCGGACTTCTCTTCAGCCACCGGGGCATCCGGTACCATTAAGACCGTGGGAAGTATAGTGCAGGCCCTGGAACTGAGCCCCTATCATATTACCCTGGACAGTCTTTATGCCATACGGGAGCGGATGATTGCAGCAGGGCATTTGGATAAGCTGGACCTGCCCGGCCTCAAGGCTGAACGAAAGCCGGTCATCGCCGGAGGGCTGGCGGTTCTGATTGCCACCTTTGAGGCCCTGCGTATTGAGAAGATGCAGGTCTCTGATGGAGCCTTACGAGAGGGGTTGCTCTATGAGCGTCTGGGGCGGATTCGTTGCGAGGATAGTCGTCTAAAAACAGTTGAAACGGTGCAGCAACGTTTTCAGATCAGCACCAAGCACGCGAAACGGGTGAATCGGACGGCTCATCGCCTGTTCAGTGCCTGTGAACAGACTTGGGGCTTACAATCTGATGATGCGGAGCTTCTCTACTGGGCTGGCAGCCTTCATGAGATTGGCTTGGCTGTTTCCCTGAGTGGCTATCAGAAACACGGGGCCTATCTCCTGGACCATGCAGATCTGCCAGGTTTTTCTTATTCGGAGCAGGATTGGATGAGCACGCTGGTGCGTTGTCATCGGAAAAAGATATCCAAAAGACTTTTACGAAAGATACCTAGGGCAAAGCGGAAAACCATCCTCCGCCTTGCTGTCCTTCTGCGCCTTGCTGCCCTTCTGCACCGTTCCCGCAAGGATGAGACCGCCATCCTTGAGGAGGTTGTTGCCCAGGAAGATGGTCTTTCTCTTTGTTTTGCTGAAGGCGAGTTGGACCGCCATCCCCTCCAGCTTGCCAGCCTCCAGCATGAGGCCTTCTATTTACAGAATGTGGATTTTACTCTGAGATTTTCTTCATGA
- a CDS encoding c-type cytochrome, with the protein MKKVIPICLFSLFLLNSAQADEAQERGKNIVESQCVVCHDLTPAKKNNIGPYLFGVVGRVAGTAEEYIYSNEFQKKTHHAVWDKEQLDTYLKNPKAFIPGTKMEFIGVKNDQDRADIISYLATLKEKGEESK; encoded by the coding sequence ATGAAAAAAGTCATTCCAATCTGTTTGTTTTCTCTCTTCCTCCTCAATTCTGCCCAGGCAGATGAAGCCCAGGAACGAGGAAAGAACATCGTTGAGTCCCAATGCGTTGTTTGTCACGATCTGACACCCGCAAAGAAAAATAATATCGGGCCGTATCTGTTCGGTGTTGTCGGGCGGGTAGCCGGAACAGCTGAAGAGTATATCTACTCAAATGAATTCCAGAAAAAGACACACCATGCTGTCTGGGATAAGGAACAACTTGATACGTATCTCAAAAATCCTAAGGCGTTCATTCCCGGAACAAAGATGGAGTTTATCGGCGTGAAAAACGATCAGGACCGGGCTGACATCATCAGCTATTTGGCAACCCTCAAAGAAAAAGGTGAGGAAAGCAAATGA
- a CDS encoding SUMF1/EgtB/PvdO family nonheme iron enzyme: MPLEILNFVKSAWIKPLWKKLGRISGERKKELSRLRDEFVDPETLRGLYIEPYLQDRNPADVLQEDLLAAARQPAFERINEFFQGSLPLEKDGRHQMFILSDAGMGKTSLLLMIKLMHLTSFWPKGHNCVVFKLGDDTLKRVQALEDKGDTVLLLDALDEDPQAWKRIRDRLLDLLKASEDFRRVIISSRTQFFPEMESDRLGRPEIKVLSGYHCPVLYLAPFTDVQVQEFIHRKFPLSWYHYPGFQAGRIKKEREKATRLLEHMQDLRMRPMLLQHIDKLLAAGCQQDWNAYTVYEALVEQWLDREVRKLREQHEHQRVPERKELFHACLRIAEQMERSEGDRRIIAEEDLQLLIREDENIGWLEEFELGGRSLLNRNSDRAFRFSHYTIQEFLLAWGMVNEQLVRQEKLPATDQLVRFVELAAGRTACLFCFDMSEFSFKRYVEKYWLLRDRLKNGATGPEMIMLPGGRFRMGDIQGDGHESEWPVHEVELDSFAIGRYPVTFVEYDAFCAATGREKPKDEGWGGGQRPVINISWQDAVDYCAWLSRETGRDYRLPTEAEWEYACRAGSGAKWCFGNDEAQLGDYAWYVENSGRKTHPVGEKKANVWGLHDMHGNVWEWCGDWYGKEYYADCQRQGTVKNPLGPEKGEGRITRGGSWYDDPDYSRCSVRSGDYPNIRDYDLGFRVVCSPWPLVPDS; encoded by the coding sequence ATGCCATTAGAGATCCTGAATTTTGTCAAGTCAGCTTGGATTAAGCCGCTCTGGAAGAAGCTCGGGCGGATAAGCGGCGAGCGGAAAAAAGAGCTGTCACGTTTGCGGGATGAGTTTGTTGACCCGGAAACGCTGCGAGGGCTTTATATCGAGCCCTATCTTCAGGATCGTAATCCTGCTGATGTGCTGCAAGAAGATCTACTGGCCGCAGCCCGCCAACCAGCCTTTGAGCGAATCAACGAGTTTTTTCAGGGAAGCCTGCCCTTGGAAAAGGACGGGCGGCACCAGATGTTCATCCTCTCTGACGCCGGGATGGGCAAGACCTCCCTGCTGCTTATGATCAAGCTTATGCACCTGACCAGCTTTTGGCCCAAGGGGCATAATTGCGTGGTGTTCAAATTGGGGGATGATACCCTCAAACGTGTGCAGGCCCTGGAGGATAAAGGTGATACTGTCCTCTTGCTGGATGCCCTGGATGAGGACCCGCAGGCCTGGAAGCGGATTCGTGACCGTTTGCTGGATTTACTCAAGGCCAGTGAAGATTTTCGTCGGGTAATCATCTCCAGTCGCACCCAGTTCTTCCCGGAAATGGAGTCGGATCGGCTAGGGCGCCCGGAAATCAAGGTCTTGTCTGGCTATCATTGCCCAGTGCTTTATCTCGCACCTTTTACTGATGTGCAGGTGCAGGAATTCATTCATCGAAAATTTCCGCTGAGCTGGTATCATTATCCAGGTTTTCAGGCTGGTCGAATTAAGAAAGAGCGAGAAAAGGCAACCCGCCTATTAGAGCATATGCAGGATCTGCGTATGCGTCCCATGCTCCTGCAGCATATCGATAAGCTCCTTGCTGCAGGTTGCCAGCAGGATTGGAATGCCTATACAGTGTATGAGGCATTGGTTGAGCAATGGCTGGACAGGGAAGTGCGTAAGCTGAGGGAGCAGCATGAACATCAGCGGGTCCCGGAACGCAAAGAGTTGTTTCATGCCTGTCTGCGTATTGCCGAGCAGATGGAACGGAGCGAGGGTGACCGGCGGATTATTGCTGAGGAAGATTTACAGCTGCTGATCCGGGAGGACGAGAATATTGGCTGGTTGGAGGAATTTGAGTTGGGTGGGCGTTCACTACTTAATCGCAATTCTGACCGGGCCTTCCGCTTCAGTCATTATACGATCCAGGAGTTTCTTCTGGCTTGGGGGATGGTGAATGAACAGCTGGTCAGGCAGGAAAAATTGCCAGCCACAGATCAGCTTGTGCGTTTTGTTGAGCTTGCTGCTGGTAGAACAGCCTGTCTGTTTTGTTTTGATATGAGCGAGTTCAGTTTCAAGCGTTATGTTGAAAAATATTGGTTGCTGCGAGATCGGTTGAAAAACGGTGCGACCGGGCCGGAAATGATTATGCTCCCAGGGGGCCGTTTTCGGATGGGCGATATCCAAGGTGATGGGCACGAAAGTGAATGGCCAGTGCATGAAGTGGAGCTGGATAGCTTTGCCATTGGTCGTTATCCAGTAACCTTTGTCGAGTATGATGCCTTTTGTGCAGCGACTGGTCGGGAGAAGCCGAAAGACGAGGGCTGGGGCGGAGGACAACGTCCAGTGATCAATATCAGTTGGCAGGATGCAGTTGATTATTGCGCGTGGTTGAGTCGGGAAACAGGTAGGGACTATCGTCTGCCTACAGAGGCGGAATGGGAATACGCCTGCCGGGCAGGCAGTGGAGCCAAGTGGTGTTTTGGTAATGATGAGGCACAGCTCGGCGACTACGCATGGTATGTGGAAAATTCTGGTAGGAAAACCCATCCGGTGGGCGAGAAAAAGGCTAATGTCTGGGGCCTGCATGATATGCACGGCAATGTCTGGGAGTGGTGCGGGGATTGGTATGGAAAAGAGTACTACGCGGATTGTCAACGGCAGGGAACGGTGAAGAATCCTCTGGGGCCTGAAAAGGGAGAAGGACGGATTACCCGGGGCGGCTCCTGGTACGACGATCCAGATTACTCCCGCTGCTCTGTCCGCAGCGGGGACTACCCGAACATTCGGGACTACGACTTAGGGTTTCGGGTTGTATGTTCTCCCTGGCCGCTGGTTCCTGACTCCTGA
- a CDS encoding 2-dehydropantoate 2-reductase — protein sequence MRILIYGGGAVGLGLAACLLKVGEQVDILARENTRKGLQEGGLRQIGIFGEYHAEPQAFVCVSSIGELSGTPYDYILVSTKSFDSPAVAQELAGCPVLLHEQTAIVLVQNGWGNAEIFTEHFPADRIFNARVITGFCRPQANQVEITAHVQPIHIGSLFGTELGAIELLCQQINQGGIPCAAALDIARDLWAKMLFNCALNPLGAIFNVPYGALAEQENSRQIMDEVIREVFAVMEAAGYSTHWASAGEYLEAFYGTIVPLAAKHRSSTLQDIQAGKKTEIDALSGAVIRLGEKFGVAVPCNTMLYNMIRFMEQR from the coding sequence GTGCGAATATTGATTTACGGCGGTGGAGCAGTCGGGCTTGGTCTTGCAGCCTGCCTGCTTAAGGTGGGGGAACAGGTTGATATCCTGGCCAGGGAAAACACCCGGAAAGGTCTGCAAGAGGGGGGATTACGACAGATCGGTATTTTTGGGGAGTATCATGCTGAGCCCCAGGCCTTTGTCTGTGTTTCCAGTATTGGTGAATTGTCAGGGACGCCCTACGACTACATCCTTGTTTCGACCAAGTCCTTTGATTCACCCGCTGTGGCCCAGGAACTCGCAGGGTGTCCTGTCTTGCTGCATGAGCAGACCGCGATTGTCTTGGTGCAGAACGGTTGGGGCAATGCAGAGATTTTTACTGAGCATTTTCCGGCTGATCGTATTTTCAATGCACGGGTGATTACTGGTTTTTGCAGGCCGCAGGCAAATCAGGTGGAAATCACCGCCCATGTGCAGCCCATCCATATTGGGAGCCTGTTCGGTACTGAGCTGGGTGCCATAGAGTTGCTCTGTCAACAGATCAATCAGGGGGGCATTCCCTGTGCCGCTGCCCTGGATATCGCCCGTGACCTCTGGGCCAAGATGCTCTTTAACTGTGCCTTGAACCCCCTGGGTGCGATTTTTAATGTGCCCTATGGTGCCTTGGCAGAGCAGGAGAACTCCCGTCAAATTATGGATGAGGTCATCCGCGAGGTGTTTGCGGTGATGGAGGCGGCAGGCTACAGCACCCACTGGGCCAGTGCCGGGGAGTATCTGGAGGCCTTTTACGGGACTATCGTTCCGCTGGCAGCCAAGCATCGCTCGTCCACCTTGCAGGATATCCAGGCTGGTAAGAAAACCGAGATTGATGCCCTGAGCGGGGCGGTGATTCGCTTGGGGGAAAAGTTTGGGGTTGCGGTGCCCTGCAATACCATGCTTTATAATATGATCAGATTTATGGAGCAGCGGTGA
- a CDS encoding helix-turn-helix domain-containing protein — MSTKKNIKKYKNNFAAAWERIKKETDINNFNELGEVIGKTQPSISARKKAGDFPIEWAYLVAKEYHLSTEWILAGEGAKGTSVPDEYGDYLSSVAGEKQIHELAEPTERYEDILPSEEERERFLNLLRAWLLVLEEADPKRIYWFECAFEDSFPEFKEWKKTLE, encoded by the coding sequence ATGTCAACAAAGAAAAATATAAAAAAATATAAAAATAATTTTGCGGCGGCATGGGAGCGCATAAAAAAAGAGACAGATATAAATAATTTTAATGAATTGGGGGAGGTGATCGGAAAAACACAACCGAGTATATCTGCGCGAAAAAAAGCAGGGGATTTTCCCATAGAATGGGCTTACTTGGTTGCCAAGGAATATCATCTTTCCACAGAGTGGATCCTTGCAGGTGAAGGCGCGAAAGGTACTTCAGTGCCTGATGAATATGGAGATTATCTCAGCTCTGTTGCTGGAGAAAAACAGATCCATGAACTTGCTGAGCCAACCGAAAGATATGAGGATATTCTGCCCAGCGAGGAGGAACGGGAGAGATTCCTGAATCTTTTGCGGGCCTGGTTGTTGGTGCTGGAAGAGGCTGATCCCAAAAGAATATATTGGTTTGAGTGCGCCTTTGAAGATAGCTTTCCTGAATTTAAAGAGTGGAAAAAAACGCTTGAGTGA
- a CDS encoding lysophospholipid acyltransferase family protein produces MSSSDFLYKASLAVVPRLYVSLTACWFGTCPVQIRGQENLQKVLEQGAAVVPFWHYSVFYMLYHLRQYPGVAMVSASKDGEYIARVAELLGFETVRGSANRFGVRALKGMVDHVKQGKNAGIVADGSQGPALKMQPGAIMLAAKSGSPIMPIVWATKRYKTFNSWDHSVLPMPFSPIILQYGDLIYVEPKLNAEKIEAYRLQVEEAMNRMYQELWQEFGRDGHV; encoded by the coding sequence GTGAGTTCTTCTGATTTTCTTTATAAAGCTTCTCTTGCTGTTGTTCCAAGGCTCTATGTCTCTCTGACAGCGTGTTGGTTCGGTACCTGCCCGGTACAGATTCGGGGGCAGGAAAATTTGCAGAAGGTGCTGGAGCAGGGCGCTGCGGTGGTGCCATTCTGGCATTATTCGGTTTTTTACATGCTCTATCATCTGCGGCAATATCCTGGTGTTGCAATGGTCAGTGCCAGCAAGGACGGCGAATATATAGCCAGGGTGGCTGAACTTCTGGGTTTTGAGACAGTGCGTGGCTCCGCCAATCGTTTCGGGGTCAGGGCCTTGAAGGGCATGGTGGATCATGTGAAACAGGGAAAGAATGCTGGAATCGTGGCTGACGGTTCCCAAGGGCCAGCTCTCAAGATGCAGCCTGGAGCCATCATGCTGGCGGCAAAATCCGGCTCGCCAATTATGCCCATAGTCTGGGCGACAAAACGCTATAAGACCTTTAATTCCTGGGATCATTCTGTTCTTCCCATGCCTTTTAGTCCCATTATTCTGCAATACGGTGATTTGATATACGTCGAGCCCAAACTGAACGCCGAGAAGATAGAGGCATATCGGTTACAGGTGGAGGAGGCCATGAATCGCATGTACCAGGAGCTTTGGCAGGAGTTTGGGCGGGACGGACATGTGTGA
- a CDS encoding sialidase family protein — translation MARDRTILTSPSLSSFTGLGIDQDPLLASVSLEADWNENDILVTDPSYNEVNPSIASAPSGDLYVAVERLADSKIVIYRSTNNGQSWSAFWASPSSENGSHNPSLTYIETSSEKWVCVVYERVESDSTRTIRFLRINPGNSTDYDLVSVLSGITMAGTDDHVYPRIATDNIENASSPNLYLTYAQYGADYYRVYFTKSTDKGTNWSDPINVTGSAENSSSATQPDIAYGSSGLFITFTKLGQAQESTNWYDQVFVIQSVNSGEDWTTPIQLTTDPYDEYNKYHPRIVVSHGDTSSVLIGYTIDYGTDTDVESYSSLNGGTTWSGPYLLPWIENVDEKGVDLAVSTDQGKFHATYWRENSVLYTTASVDIPKSWSSPVLVNETAMASSTYVRPAVTVNPTLSVDSEVAVVWTDTRNAHDSVYFDSPFSPPSDSFLPAIYLLLLFQ, via the coding sequence TTGGCGCGAGATAGAACGATATTAACTTCGCCTTCACTTTCTTCCTTCACTGGGCTGGGAATTGATCAGGATCCCTTGCTTGCTTCTGTCAGCTTGGAAGCAGATTGGAATGAAAATGATATTCTTGTCACGGACCCGAGTTATAATGAAGTAAATCCTTCTATCGCAAGCGCGCCGAGCGGAGACCTGTATGTGGCAGTGGAGCGGCTTGCTGATTCCAAGATAGTTATCTACCGATCTACGAATAATGGGCAAAGCTGGTCTGCTTTTTGGGCTTCCCCCTCTTCGGAAAACGGAAGCCATAATCCATCGCTTACTTATATTGAAACCAGCTCGGAAAAGTGGGTTTGTGTCGTCTACGAACGGGTAGAGAGTGACAGTACCAGAACAATCAGGTTCTTGCGCATCAATCCGGGAAATAGCACAGATTATGATCTCGTTTCTGTGTTGTCAGGTATCACTATGGCTGGTACAGATGACCATGTCTATCCAAGGATCGCTACGGATAATATAGAAAATGCATCCAGCCCAAATCTGTATCTGACCTATGCTCAATATGGAGCTGATTATTATCGAGTATATTTTACCAAAAGTACAGATAAGGGAACGAACTGGTCGGACCCTATCAATGTAACCGGCAGCGCGGAGAATTCATCGTCAGCGACGCAGCCGGATATTGCCTACGGTTCATCCGGTTTGTTTATCACCTTTACGAAACTCGGACAAGCGCAAGAGTCAACGAACTGGTATGATCAGGTTTTTGTCATCCAAAGTGTCAATTCAGGAGAAGATTGGACTACCCCGATACAACTCACAACAGATCCCTACGATGAATATAACAAATATCATCCACGTATTGTCGTGAGCCACGGCGATACTTCTTCTGTTCTTATTGGGTATACCATTGATTATGGAACTGATACAGATGTTGAAAGCTATTCGTCATTAAATGGAGGTACTACTTGGAGTGGCCCTTATCTCCTACCATGGATAGAAAATGTTGACGAGAAAGGTGTTGACCTTGCTGTAAGCACTGATCAGGGAAAATTTCATGCGACTTATTGGCGAGAGAATTCAGTCCTGTATACTACAGCTTCTGTCGATATACCGAAAAGTTGGAGCTCGCCGGTACTTGTTAATGAAACAGCTATGGCAAGTTCGACGTATGTTCGCCCAGCGGTGACGGTCAACCCGACTTTATCGGTGGATAGTGAGGTGGCGGTTGTGTGGACAGATACCCGCAATGCTCATGATAGTGTTTATTTTGATTCACCGTTTTCTCCGCCATCAGACTCCTTTCTACCAGCGATTTATCTGCTTCTGTTATTTCAGTGA
- a CDS encoding caspase family protein has translation MKNEHYAVVIGLNDYPESGLAALKGPANDAEDFLVWLRDTQGGNVPEKNIQSLLSRNAEQGTALIRPNQIEALFEDFVIKGVQGKVGERLYLFVAGHGFGDPGDMGTTALYAPNAQRMFPWHVAITDYVNWLQRHSVFDEIVLLMDCCRTINSYHDVKEPQYPTVKERPGAANVRYFYAFAVGRGQIARERGFEDGRNSGIFTKALLHALQTARPLKGKVTGQQIKNQIHNSIASFAGDAQIEPPEIRLDSANDITFLYRKSAQAMPVTVQLDSYQGDETLVLYDGNFQKIKEEKVNSSSQTLELEPGLYKIAVKNTGRQQIFEVPNNAGIIV, from the coding sequence ATGAAGAACGAACATTATGCTGTCGTTATCGGGCTCAATGATTATCCGGAGAGTGGGTTAGCCGCATTAAAGGGACCTGCCAATGATGCCGAGGATTTTCTTGTCTGGTTGCGTGATACGCAAGGCGGTAATGTCCCGGAGAAGAACATCCAGAGCCTCTTGTCCAGAAATGCTGAGCAGGGCACTGCCTTGATCCGTCCGAATCAGATTGAAGCCCTGTTTGAGGATTTTGTTATCAAGGGCGTGCAAGGGAAAGTAGGTGAACGGCTCTATCTCTTTGTGGCCGGGCACGGATTCGGAGATCCCGGTGATATGGGGACAACAGCGCTGTACGCCCCCAATGCCCAGAGGATGTTTCCCTGGCATGTGGCCATCACCGATTATGTGAATTGGTTGCAGCGTCATTCGGTTTTTGACGAAATTGTTCTCCTGATGGATTGTTGCCGCACCATAAACTCCTATCATGATGTGAAAGAGCCTCAATATCCGACGGTTAAGGAGCGACCCGGCGCTGCCAACGTGCGCTATTTCTATGCCTTTGCTGTGGGAAGGGGGCAAATAGCCCGTGAACGGGGATTTGAAGATGGGCGAAATTCTGGTATCTTCACCAAGGCTTTGCTCCATGCTTTGCAGACAGCTCGTCCTCTGAAGGGGAAGGTCACCGGGCAGCAGATCAAGAATCAGATTCATAACAGCATAGCGAGCTTTGCTGGTGATGCTCAGATAGAGCCGCCTGAGATCAGGTTGGATTCTGCCAATGATATTACCTTTCTTTACCGTAAATCTGCTCAGGCCATGCCTGTCACTGTTCAGCTGGACTCCTATCAGGGAGATGAAACCTTGGTGCTTTACGATGGGAATTTCCAAAAAATTAAGGAAGAAAAGGTGAATTCCTCAAGCCAGACACTGGAGTTGGAGCCGGGACTCTATAAAATTGCGGTGAAAAATACAGGACGTCAGCAAATATTTGAGGTACCCAATAATGCAGGAATCATCGTCTGA
- a CDS encoding diguanylate cyclase: MPESEKKQYLCNDRTTPYILIVDDSLSDLCLLESILRSHGFVSQSLSDPTKVYAHCRTAPPEVVLLDISMPEMNGFQVCVQLKNDPLLSNIPVLFLTAMSDVADKIRGFKVGGSDFLVKPYEPSELIARVSTQISLRRAQHELACKNQELKEEIRYREKAHAALLDSESRNEAVLNNAAVCIGLLALDGTYEMVNGLYAEVFGYSREDFQYMRLQDIIVPDHVAATEEAMELLRYGQLDQHYADKKFIRKDGSIFPGGHWLSPRRTAYGTCNGFVCIISDLTEQKKAEDELRLAHTVFETSSEGMLVTDADNRIIMVNPAFTGITGYKREEAIGRDPSFLQSERQDKEYYRQMWKILLRNNNWQGEIWNRRRNGEEYPQWLSIAVIRDPKKKNIVNYVALFSDISERKQAEEILRHQAMHDPLTRLPNRVMFDERLRGSLSRANRLKSKVALLYLDLDNFKTINDSLGHLAGDRVLQMVADRLRECLRLEDVVARIGGDEFSAILDDVQSIDDAVATAERIISSLNDMDCSIEGGERIQTSVGIALYPDHGTSMEELLHHADHAMYSAKRLGKGQSFLAGSDSKTQNAKPAEG; the protein is encoded by the coding sequence ATGCCTGAATCGGAAAAGAAACAGTATCTCTGTAATGACAGAACAACACCGTATATTCTGATTGTTGATGATAGTCTGAGTGATCTCTGTTTGTTGGAGTCTATACTTCGTTCTCATGGTTTTGTCTCCCAGTCCCTTTCTGATCCCACGAAAGTTTATGCCCATTGTCGAACCGCTCCTCCTGAAGTAGTCCTGCTTGATATCAGCATGCCTGAGATGAATGGTTTTCAGGTATGCGTTCAGTTAAAAAACGATCCTCTCCTCTCCAATATTCCTGTCCTTTTTTTGACTGCCATGAGCGATGTGGCGGACAAAATTCGTGGTTTTAAGGTCGGTGGCTCTGACTTTCTGGTTAAACCCTATGAGCCCTCTGAATTGATAGCCAGGGTATCAACCCAGATTAGTTTGCGTCGCGCTCAGCATGAACTTGCCTGTAAGAACCAGGAGCTCAAAGAGGAGATCCGCTATAGAGAAAAGGCCCATGCGGCCTTGTTGGATAGTGAGTCTCGCAACGAAGCTGTGTTGAATAATGCCGCTGTCTGTATCGGCCTTCTTGCGCTTGATGGCACCTACGAAATGGTGAACGGACTCTATGCAGAGGTCTTTGGTTACTCACGGGAAGATTTTCAATATATGCGGCTTCAGGATATTATTGTCCCTGATCACGTTGCCGCAACCGAAGAGGCTATGGAGCTGCTCCGTTACGGTCAGCTGGACCAGCATTATGCAGATAAGAAATTTATTCGCAAAGATGGCTCGATTTTTCCTGGAGGACATTGGCTTAGCCCGCGTCGGACAGCATATGGAACCTGTAATGGTTTTGTCTGTATAATCAGTGACCTCACTGAACAGAAAAAAGCCGAGGACGAGTTGCGCTTGGCTCATACGGTTTTTGAGACCAGCTCTGAAGGCATGTTGGTCACAGATGCTGATAATCGTATTATCATGGTGAATCCAGCCTTTACAGGGATTACCGGCTATAAACGTGAGGAAGCCATTGGTAGAGATCCTTCTTTCCTGCAATCAGAGCGACAGGATAAAGAGTATTATCGCCAGATGTGGAAGATTCTGTTGCGGAATAATAATTGGCAGGGGGAGATTTGGAATCGTCGCCGTAATGGGGAGGAATATCCGCAATGGCTCTCCATCGCCGTGATCCGTGATCCGAAGAAAAAGAATATTGTCAACTATGTTGCATTATTTTCTGACATCAGTGAGCGTAAGCAGGCAGAAGAAATACTTCGGCATCAGGCAATGCACGACCCGCTGACCCGCCTTCCCAACCGGGTTATGTTTGATGAACGGTTACGTGGTTCCTTGTCGCGTGCCAATCGTCTGAAGAGCAAGGTCGCTTTGCTGTATCTTGATCTGGATAATTTTAAGACAATTAATGATAGCCTGGGCCACCTTGCTGGTGATCGGGTTTTGCAGATGGTTGCTGACCGGTTGCGAGAGTGCCTGCGTCTGGAAGATGTGGTTGCTCGCATCGGTGGCGATGAGTTTTCGGCAATTCTTGATGATGTTCAATCTATAGATGATGCTGTTGCAACAGCAGAACGCATTATATCATCTTTGAATGACATGGATTGTTCTATAGAGGGGGGCGAGCGTATCCAAACCAGCGTTGGTATTGCCCTGTATCCCGATCATGGTACATCTATGGAAGAGCTGTTGCATCATGCAGATCATGCTATGTACTCTGCAAAGCGTCTGGGAAAAGGCCAAAGTTTTCTCGCCGGATCAGACTCCAAAACCCAAAATGCTAAACCAGCAGAGGGATAG